The Pseudomonas sp. MPC6 nucleotide sequence ATTGCCGCGCGCCGCGCTGCGCTGGGCCTGTACGCACTGGTGCTGTTCGCCAGCACGGTGTGGGCCCTGTGGGAAGTCGGCCTCGACTGGTGGCAACTGGTGCCGCGCCTGGCCATGCTGTTTGCACTGGGCATCGTCATGCTGCTGCCGTGGTTCCGTCGTCCGCTGTTGCGCGCAGGCGCCGCGCCGATGGGCACCGGCGCGCTGAGCGTGGCCGTGGTGCTCGCGGGCGCCACTGCGCTGGCCAGCCAATTCACCAACCCCGGTGAAATCAAAGGCCAACTGGACCGCGACAGCGTGCCGGGCATGACCAACACCGCCCCGGCCATGCCGGACGGAGACTGGAATTCCTACGGCCGCAGCGCCCATGGCGACCGTTACTCGCCACTGGCCCAGATCACCCCGCAGAACGTGAACAAACTGGTACCGGCCTGGACCTACCGCACCGGCGACCTGCCAGGGCCGAACGACCCGGGTGAAACCACCGCCGAAAACACCCCGCTGAAAGTCAACGGCATGCTCTACGTGTGCACGCCGCACAGCCAGGTGATCGCCCTGGACCCGGACACCGGCAAGGAAATCTGGCGTTTCGATCCGAAGCTCTCCACCCAGAACGCGCAGAACTTCAAGGGTTGGGCGCACATGACCTGCCGTGGCGTGACCTATCACGATGACGCCGTCTATGCCTCCGAGCAGAGCCCGACCGGCACCGCCAGCACGACGCCCGTCAGCACCGTCTGCCCACGTCGCATCTTCCTGCCGACCGCCGATACGCGCCTGATCGCCCTCGACGCCGACACCGGCAAGATGTGCGAAGACTTCGGCGACAAAGGCCAGGTCGACCTGCGCGCCAACATCGGCGGCTTCACCGCCGGCGGTTACTACTCCACCTCCCCTCCAGCGGTCACCAAAGACCTGGTGGTGATTGGCGGCCACGTCACCGACAACGTCTCCACCGACGAGCCCAGCGGCGTGATCCGCGCGTTCGACGTGCACACCGGCAAGCTGGTGTGGAACTGGGACAGCGGCAACCCGGACGACACCACCCCTATCGCTGCAGACGAGGTCTACACCCGCAACTCACCGAACATGTGGTCCATGTTCGCGGTCGACGAAAAGCTCGGCATGCTTTACCTGCCGATGGGCAACCAGACCCCGGATCAGTTCGGTGGCGATCGTACGCCTGAGTCGGAACTGCATGCCGCGGGCCTCACCGCCCTCGACATCGCGACCGGCCAGGTGCGCTGGCACATGCAGTTCACCCACCATGACCTGTGGGACATGGACGTCGGTGGCCAGCCCACCCTGATGGACCTGAAAACCGCCGACGGCGTGAAGCCGGCAGTTCTGGCATCCACCAAGCAAGGCAGCATCTACGTGCTGGACCGCAGCACCGGCGAACCCATCGTGCCGATCCACGAAGTGCCGGTGCCACAAGGCGCTGTCGAAGGCGATCGCACCTCACCGACCCAGCCGAAATCCGAGCTGAACCTGATGCCGCCGCCGTTGCAAGAGCGCGACATGTGGGGCGTCACCCCGTTCGACCAGTTGATTTGCCGGATCGACTTCAAGTCCATGCGCTACGACGGCCCGTTCACTCCGCCATCGCTGCAAGGCTCGATTGTCTATCCCGGCAACTTCGGCGTGTTCGACTGGGGCGGCATCGCGGTTGACCCGGTGCGCCAGATCGCTTTCGTGAACCCGAGCTACATGGCGTTCAAATCGAAAATGATCCCGGCATCGGAAATCGCCGCCCAAGGCCCGCGCAAGAGCGAAACCGAAGGCGTGCAGCCGAACAAAGGCGCGCCGTACGGCGTGGTCCTCGAAGCGCTGCTGTCGCCCATGGGCCTGCCGTGCCAGGCACCGGCCTGGGGCTACGTGGCCGCGATCGACCTGACCACCAGCAAAACCATCTGGAAGCACAAGAACGGCACCGTGCGCGACAGCTCGCCGGTTCCGATTCCGTTGAGCATGGGCGTACCCAGCCTGGGCGGAACCTTCACTACCGCCGGTGGCGTGGGTTTCCTCAGCGGTACGCTTGACCAGTACTTGCGTGCCTACGACGTGAAAAACGGCAAGCAACTGTGGGAAGGCCGCCTGCCAGCCGGCGCGCAAACCACCCCGATGACCTACACCGGCAAGGACGGCAAGCAATATGTGCTGGTGGTTGCTGGCGGTCATGGTTCGCTGGGCACCAAGCAGGGTGACTATGTGATTGCGTACAAACTGTCCGAGTAAGTTTTAGCGGCAGTCAAATCAAAGGCGACTCCTGCGAGGGAGTCGCCTTTTTTTATGAACGCTATTTTTTGCCACACTGCCGAATAAATGTGGGAGCGGCGGTGCGGCGATCCGACTTGCTCGCGAAAGCGTTGTGTCAGCCAACTCAGATGCGGAATGTTAAACAGCCTTCGTCGGAACGCCGCCCGGAGCAAGCCCGCTCCCACATTTGATCGTGATCGGCTCGAAATAATTTGCGCACGTCCTACAGATTTAGCGGTTACCGGGAAGTATTCCGACAACTTCTATCGGTTGCCGTGTCGGAAGTCGGGAGGATAGGCTTCGGGGTCGCTGCAAATTCAGCGAACGGGTTTGGTCGCCCAGGTTTAGAATGGCGCACTTTTCGTGCTTGCTTCATGGCGAGCTGTGCGTGGGAGGGCTTCGGCCCTGCCGGGTTCCATTCCCTGGTCGACCAACCTGCGTACGGTTCGCCACCCAACTGCTTGG carries:
- a CDS encoding glucose/quinate/shikimate family membrane-bound PQQ-dependent dehydrogenase codes for the protein MSTDGALSRSRLLPSLLGILLLLMGLAMLAGGIKLSLLGGSLYYLLAGIGLALTGVLLIAARRAALGLYALVLFASTVWALWEVGLDWWQLVPRLAMLFALGIVMLLPWFRRPLLRAGAAPMGTGALSVAVVLAGATALASQFTNPGEIKGQLDRDSVPGMTNTAPAMPDGDWNSYGRSAHGDRYSPLAQITPQNVNKLVPAWTYRTGDLPGPNDPGETTAENTPLKVNGMLYVCTPHSQVIALDPDTGKEIWRFDPKLSTQNAQNFKGWAHMTCRGVTYHDDAVYASEQSPTGTASTTPVSTVCPRRIFLPTADTRLIALDADTGKMCEDFGDKGQVDLRANIGGFTAGGYYSTSPPAVTKDLVVIGGHVTDNVSTDEPSGVIRAFDVHTGKLVWNWDSGNPDDTTPIAADEVYTRNSPNMWSMFAVDEKLGMLYLPMGNQTPDQFGGDRTPESELHAAGLTALDIATGQVRWHMQFTHHDLWDMDVGGQPTLMDLKTADGVKPAVLASTKQGSIYVLDRSTGEPIVPIHEVPVPQGAVEGDRTSPTQPKSELNLMPPPLQERDMWGVTPFDQLICRIDFKSMRYDGPFTPPSLQGSIVYPGNFGVFDWGGIAVDPVRQIAFVNPSYMAFKSKMIPASEIAAQGPRKSETEGVQPNKGAPYGVVLEALLSPMGLPCQAPAWGYVAAIDLTTSKTIWKHKNGTVRDSSPVPIPLSMGVPSLGGTFTTAGGVGFLSGTLDQYLRAYDVKNGKQLWEGRLPAGAQTTPMTYTGKDGKQYVLVVAGGHGSLGTKQGDYVIAYKLSE